The sequence ATGAGGTTTCTAAATTCCCTACGTAATGTAAAAGGGATATTTTCTTGCCACCAGAATCCCAAGATCTTCATGTTAGTGATTACTTTAGGAATAAGGACAACTTCAACTCTTCTCCGTGGTCGCGACGTGTCCTTGCTTACATTGCTAGTGctttatctaattttatgGGGCTTGCTGATGTGGCTTGAAGGGTCCCACATAGATGTCATATGGGCCATTCTTAGGTGCCCTATGAATAGATTTCACAGTATCTGGACCtctattttgattgaaaaatcttAGGCTCTTAAGCTTCCATCATGGATTTGGGATCGAACCGGTCGAGTTACTGGGTCACTGGTTCAATCGATCGGatcgaattaaaaaaattggttaacTCAGATTATaatgtatatacacatatgtagcatatattattacattatatatacatttcaaataaattaaatgtacaACCTAATAAATTTCCCAATAATAGTTTAATAAGAAATACACAAACTCAATCTAATTAagacatttataatattttatgaatttacatttatataacttttatatagcaatgatttataaattacatataatttatacaatttaattaataattataattaatacaattaactTTCTACAATTATAACAtctcctctctttctctttctagtCTCTACTCATTATCTCTCTATTTCTCCTTTTTCCACCACTAAAACCTAATCGTTTATTCTTTTCTCCCTCCCTCTCCCTCTAAGTATatattctctctctatatttcTTCCTCTCCctcacacactctctctctatacTTTCTTTTACCTTACTCCAAgattaaaaaccaaaatttcaaaaactacTCATTCttgtttcaaataaaaaatctatggcatatattgaagaagaaaaggaaaaatcattTACTTTCTAAGGTGAGATTTGATGTttaagaagaagaatttggaGTCTTGGATTTGGAGAAGGTTGCACTCCATTTCCCCCTTCTTCATCTCTTACACAATTTttcagcttttttttttaagtgaaaatCAATTTGACCGGTTTTTGGCCAATTTTGATCGATTTACCAGATTCTGACAGGTTCTCACTAGATTTGAATGAGGTGGTTTTTATCATATGAATTGGACTGGACACATGACCAGTTCTTGGTCGAACAAGCCAGATCGATCGGTCTGATTTGATCTTAAAAGCAGTGCTTCCATGTGGACTTAATGGTTATCCGCTGCACTCTAAGCCGCTCGAACCTCATTAAACCAATTCTCTTCTTAAGGGCTTTGCCTAACTTCTTGTGGAGCACTCTGgcctttctttttattggcTTTCTGACCCCTTTAAGGTTTATTGAGCTTTGCATTTTTTCTGCCCTCACaatctctttctttcatttagGTCACCTAGGCCTCTTTGGTCAATTCATTTTATGACATCACATATAAtccatatataaatttgcaataagtctaattcaaatttaggGCTTATGCATCTTGTGGATCAATTCAAGAtagatacatttttttttaatttttaaatgaattgatTAGGAAAATGCATGTTCAAGTAGGATCTATTAAAAGATCGATTCATGTCAAAGTTAATGATGTTTAAACCCAATACTCTATTACAATATACAATGATTCTATAGATACTCGCGTAAAAAAACAAGTTCGAATTCTCTGCCACGACGAAGCTCTGTAATCGCAAAGTTTAAAGTCTTCATTGACATCAAATCctcaaactatatattttgagaTGACTCATAATTTGCACCCACAAGTTCAAGTGAGATTACATATCagtatcaaaaaataaaaaactccTAACCAGTGGATCAATTGAATAGAAGAATTAGAAGATAATATGAATCCTCAGATGTTGTAAcctttcaattaaaatttataaaaatttcatttgtccgtaatattttattttattttttgcaaactCAAAATTTGTGTGAACAATAGTATACTAAGAGTTAATAAAGTGTAAGTTCcatatactcttttttttttttttcttattttgttctTACAACATATATTTAAGAGTTTATAACATTGGAAtacaaaactaattttttgaaataatttttgaaaatgtgaCGAAAagcatataatataaataattcatatagaAAGGATATATcactataaaagaaaaaaataaaaaaaataattatcacaatatttgttttgtataatttaattcattatggACACATGAAcaaagtttaaatattttgaaaatacataataatcatGATGAGGTTTTCCAATCTTATATGGTTCCTTTTTATCCTAATTGACTACGttgatttatcttttttaacacacacacacacacacacacacacaaagaagACAGGAATTAAGGAAAGAAAACATTTATTTGATAACCTTCTtgaagataatattaattttaaaaataaaataaaataaaactagaaaTGAAAAAGCCCATACTAATTGGGCCTGGCCCATATTTAAAAAGCTGTCCAAAATCCATATACTCAACCCTTACCAATGTAACCCGGCTGCTGATCTACCGCATAAATACGGCATCTCCCACGGAAAAACCCTAATCTCTCGTCACCACTACCCCCATTACCCCCCGCCtcttagagagagagagagagagaagaaaaatggtgTCGGGTTCAGGGATCTGCGCGAAGAGAGTGGTGGTGGACGCTAGGCACCACATGCTTGGTCGCCTGGCCTCCATTTTGGCCAAGGAGCTGTTGAATGGGCAGAAAGTGGTCGTTGTTCGATGCGAGGAAATCTGCCTTTCAGGCGGGCTCGTGCGCCAGAAGATGAAGTACTTGAGGTTCCTCCGTAAGAGGATGAACACCAAGCCTTCTCATGGTCCCATTCATTTCCGCGCTCCGTCCAAGATTTTGTGGAGAACGATTCGTGGGTATGGTTTGAATTATTCATCCCgctgtttgtttgttttcttttaccGTTTGGTGTTTCGTGAGGTTTTTGGTGTGAAGATgacttttttttgggttagtAGAGGTTTGTGTTCTAGTGATACTCGCTTGGTGTTTTAATCTGTGAAAATGTGTCAGGTGATTAAGCTTTCGAATTTATGAATGCTTGTGTATGGAACTGTGATGTATTAAATTGCGATTGGTGGCTTTTATTCCCTCCGAATGCAGTATGCATGTAGCTCATAATGATGTAAGTGCATCTAATGTGGAGAAATTGTGTCCAAGTTTAGTGTTTTACGTTGAACATTTTCTATTCAAATTGCTGTATGTAAAATTGTATTGTTGTAGATAGATCAATTGGTTAATTGATCTCCTTCTGTTAGCAATGTGGATACAGATTTAACTGTTGATGTATGAAGGGCAAATACTCATTTTGCTCTTTGAACTTTTGTGCAATTCTAATGGTCTAACTAAATGTTATATGAAAAATGTGATCTTTCATTGGGTTTTTCTCAACTTGACACGCTTGGTATATTTATGTAGAGCTGATCTTGTTTAATGGTTTCTGTTTGTGGGGGCTAATGTCATAGTGAATAGATGCATCTCTTTGTGTATTTTCTGTGAACTCTTGTTGTGATTTTCCTCAAGCAAGCATGCTGTTACTTATGCTTCACAATATCTTATTCTTGTGGTTGAAATAGCCTGTTCTTATGCCATATGTTCACTTACTTAAAGGATGATCCCCCACAAGACCAAGCGAGGAGCAGCTGCACTTGCTCGTTTGAAGGTTTATGAGGGTATTCCACCACCATATGATAAGACTAAGAGGATGGTTATTCCTGATGCTCTCAAGTGAGTTTATAGACGagcactattttttttcttttttttttatattcatgcTGGTGTCTCTTCAACTCATCGCCCAATTAATGATCAGGGTTTTGAGGCTTCAAGCTGGTCACAAATACTGTTTGTTGGGAAGACTCTCATCAGAAGTCGGATGGAACCACTATGATACTATCAGGGTAAGTGAACTATTCTTTCTGTTTATTCATACATTATATCTCTTCCACGTGTGGAGTACAGATATGGGTCACCTTGTCTCTTAGCTTTAGCCTCTTGACTACATAAGTTTGAAGATCTGAATATTCCATTTTGACTCTTACCTTGGCTCTTGTTGAGTAAATGGTAATCAGAAAATGAACTATGTTTTAGTGGGTGGAATATGAGTTGTAATGTTGGTGGTGGCTTTGCTCCTTGTCCATGTTCCACATGAGACTTCGTTTATAAAAGTTCGCTATGCTGATGGGTTTGGTTTTTGCTTGAGTGGCATAATGTTCCTTGTGGTTATTGCTTTATTCATTTGGTTCAAGTGGCAAAAACTAAAGTTTTTTTCCTAGTAGATTTCAATGTCACTGATCTCTTCATTACGGTTTTCCTGTTTATTATAGGAGTtggagaagaagaggaaggacAGAGCTCAGGCAACATATGAGAGGAAGAAGCAGTTGACGAAATTGAGACTCAAAGCAGAGAAGGTTGCTGAAGAGAAGCTTGGTGCCCAACTTGACATAATCGCCCCAATCAAGTACTGAAAGAGCACCATAGTAGTTCTTTGAAGTGCCAATTTTGTTGGTTAATGATGTGTCTGGTGGATTTGTTTCTGTTAGCAAAATCTATtttgacttttatttttcttgtgtcAAATACATTATCGAATATTTTTCCAGTTCCCTATGACTGAGATCTTGAAATCACCAAAcatgttttctgtttttgcCTATTGCAATACTTCTTAAGGCCAAGTGTTGGGTTTTCACAGAGATTGTGGTTCGCAGAAATTGCTCTCTGATATAGTTGCATATGTACAATCAACTTCACTGTGTAAGCATATGTATGCTTTTCTTTATGCTGGAGATGATGGATATTTATGAACGCAGCTATTCAAGCAGCACTAGATTTATTTACTATAGAGGAATGGAAGGGGCATAATAGCCATTCATAGCATGGTTGATGTTGAATGGAGTGATGCAGCTCACTGTCCCTTAAAGCATGCTCTGCCTTAATAGGCTGCTGTGATATGTTGGATTTGTGTTGTAGTTTCTATTGTCATGGCTCAGCCTGGCCTCGGACCACATAATGGTCCCAGGCAATGAAACGGACGGAGATTTTGGTAGCGGCACATGCACACCAGCAGTAGATTATGGGGTTGATCTGGGGCTTGAGGGGCAGTAGGGGTTGGGGGAGATGGGCAGCGGTTAATGGGATTGGTCTGGGAATGGGCTGCCACCATCGACACCGTCTGAGTGTGGGGTGACCGGactagaaaaataatgtaattgtttgttaattcatctcattttataattacaaaataaataaaaaaaattcacccCAACTCATGTCATTTCAATAACAGAAAATCATTGATTAAAAGAAatgttccttttctttttttttttatgtttttttggtgtggaaaacacaaaaatttccGTTCATTCGAAAACCAACAAATCTGTCTACAAAGCACTCCCCACTCCCCAGGTACAAAGCATCTCCTCAGTCACCGCCACGTCTCTACTCCGAGTAAGCTAAAATACTAGCAGCCCGGTTTGCCTTTTTATGAAAACATTCCCAATTGAAAACAGAAAACAGCTGCAAAATCTCAGCAAAAAGGGGACCAAACGGTGCTAGATAAGCTTCTTCAGTCCGCAACAGCTTAATGAAATACTCATAGccttatatttgaaaatggtgCAGCAGCAGTTTCACTGCACTGCCAAACACCCCTCCGCCTCTGGCGGGGGTGTAACGagaatgttattttttttaataacgtGAATAgattacaattatatcaaCGATTTAAATacgtaaattacaatatcaaatatagttTCAATCATCACtaataacttttattataGTAGACCAACAATTACTATTAGAATAaacgaaatattttataaacgcATGAATTAGCCGTTATCAGGACTCAATTTCGCCAATTAGTCGTTAAAAATGATTTCTcggtaattttattataatttagagGGTACTggtttaattaaaacataaataagtCAAGTGTCTAATAAACTCAAGAATtgaccatttttttttgtaatttcatcaTATTCCAAAGCACATtggtttaattataatttaatacacatatatttatcaaataaattattttggtatttgaattttgttattaatgttattttggtacttgaataattataaatgattcaATCGGTATGCTAATTTTAccattattatcattttggtacagaattaatatgatttatttattttctatattactttttatgtaaataaaactTGATTTAAGGCCTAACGAGGCACCCAACAATGGACTGAAAAATGACCGTTTCAACCTTagatactaaaaaaaaaaaattaatagggaaaataaaaaaattgcataaatttcaattttaatatattttctctttatctgAACCAGactttcaatatttatatttcattgttatacctgataataatatttttcttaattttatttgtaaatatttgtaagataactcattatttattaaaattaaaatccaagACATATGATAgcctttaaaaaaatcaatttttaatttaatttttgaaaatttataatattatatttaaactctTGAATCtaagtttatatttttgtaatcaGATTTTAATATGTCCGGTAAATGTAAACACATATCTTTGCCTATCATAAAAACTTATGATCCTATctctttattatattaattcaacaaaaatactACTTTGAATATATTCTTTCAGTTGGCTTACTtacaattatagaaattatttaataatattttttataaagaaataagtttaataaaaaatataaaaaatgtgaaaaatataatatcctcgataacaacataaataaaatgagaaggactaaaatgaaaaaggtaaaatatattaattgatatctCTGCAGATTTTTCTTaagtatgtttttattttaaagggTAAACTATTGCCTCTTAAAccatttttatgtaatatttattcttctaaactagcaaatataacacttaaatgtttttacacttttgattaagcatatatatatatatatatcatcaattgctttttaaaaaatatatacgaATTGTtggaatattatatttattgtgtgtctattatatatattaatttattactctagtacttttaatttaaagtttcacttattaaaaaatcttttcagttagaaaataatttaatgatgatttaatatgcaaaatattaaaaatacattgagaataatctaattattcaAGGTATGAGGAGCAATTTTGTCCAACCAATAGggtaagtattatatttgttagtttggggggggggggggaaaggcttaataaaaatagtttgggagcaaagtgtatttaattaaGCCTATATTATGAAGGCAATATTGTCCAATATTTGGTTGTAGGGggtaagtattatatttgttagtttagggGGTAAATGTTACATTGATAATAGTTCAGGGGCCAAAAACTTAACCCTGTTTTAAGATCTAACAGTAAAATGacttaaaatagaaaataaattgaaaaacatcaattttctatcaaattaagtgatattaataataaaattcaggCATACTAATTAGGttatatatttgcaattatTCAGGTAATAAAGTGACATTAATAACAAAACTCGAATATCAAACTTCTTTTACCCATTATATATCGAACTTACTCAGCCATCGGCCGTCATCTGTAATTTCATCATAATTGAGGGggtattatgtaaataatggaatagatgaatgatcaaataatCTCAGCATTAATTGgcatgaagatgaagaaagaagaaggcAAATTGTAGACAACAAGAATCATGACATCTTCGCCTATCGTTAACAAGAATTGTAATATAGTAAGAACCCAACAGACGTAGAGGACAACATCCTAAGACCACATGTTGCCCGTGGAAAAAGATATATTCTGAACTACAACCCAAGGCTTGAAAGCATGGCAAACTGCAATCTTTTCCTCATTTTGCTCTAAAATGTTGCAACATAAAATCTAGAATTTATGGTTTCAGGCTACCTTTTTGCCCTCTCTTTCAGCCATTATTGCATCTTCCTCGTTTCCCAACTCGAGAACTTTATGTTTGTACAGCCTGGTCATTGAGccttttctgaaaatttcGTATAGGTCCCGAGATGCTAGAATGTATGCGGTAGGATTAAGTCGCTCGTATCGTTGCTACTACGATGCGGATCTCATGCATATATTGACCTCTGATTCATTGCGATTAAGAAAGATGAACTGAATGTCTTAAAGAACGACCCCTTCCATACAAGCCATTCTTGATTCAGGTTTTCTCCCTTAAGTtccattttcaaataattgaagatggaattgcaaaatttaattaaattaacgtAACAAAGACCACGTTATGGtaaattcttgaaatcatTGTAAAGAGGGTGTGCGTGGgtcaaataaaatctttttccCCTCTAAAATTCACTGGttacaaaaataagatatatatttatatatttaacatatatgttTGTTTATGCACAGAAGAAAATCcagtaaaaggaaaaagatgaaACAATAAGGGAAAtgttgaagaaattaattaatcttattatGTAAATCATGAACATAAATTCTACAATAAGATCCATGATTTCTGATATCAGAATTCAATTAATTGCCCTTCTTGACTGAATTAATTTCCCCAGTTCCCTCCAAATACATACAatcattaatgaaaaattatataaaatagagAGTGAATAACGATGATCACCGATAAGTTTGAGGTCGTGGGTTTAAGTTCTACCGTGTGGGTATTGTTTCACTGTGAGTTTATTGtaacttaattattacaaaattctcaattatatttatgtattgatCGAACGGATGTATTGTTTAACTTATTACAGCCTCTATTAAACAAAAGTAATGATGAAAAAATGTTTTATGAACAAATTAAACTCTTTCAAACTAATGTTTCCAGCCCCCGTTCTCAGTTCCTTCCAAAACTATTTAATGACTCTAAATGACCAATTAATTGCTGCAGTTATACACTGAATCATGTAGTTAcctaataatcatatatagtTTGCAGCCATTGCAATAGTCCTCATTGTTTTCTCCAAACCTCTACTTCTCTCATTTCTCTCCAAAATCTTCCTAGTTTTGTTGCAATACTCTCACCTTAAACACTCAGAAAATGTTGTCTTATAGGTTGTTTATCCGTGTTCTTGCTGCTGTTTTCTTAGTATTAGCATCAGGCAATGCTGCGCTACGAAGAAACCTTGGAAAAAGCAAAGTGATTATTTGTCCATCAATCTTTGTTGATCCATCAGGTATAGGCAATTTCACAACCATCCAAGCCGCTATCAATTCTGTCCCTTCTTACAACAAAAGATGGATATGTATACGCATCAAAGCAGGCGTGTATAGGTGACAAAAACATCGGTGTTACTTTTgctatcttaattattttagtcaaAACATGTAAGGGATAAAATTTCTCAGTTTGTGTTTCAATCTTCATGCAGAGAACAGGTTACAATTCCTTTTGACAAGCCCTTCATCTACCTCAAAGGAGAAGGGAAACGAAAGACGTCTGTCGTGTGGGATGCTCATGAATCGATTGCAACCAGTGCCACTTTCACTTCTCAAGCAGACAACATCATGGCCAAGAGCCTAACCTTCATTGTAAGAATGAAGCTAGagattattttacaaaaacacTACGTGAAAAAGGACTATATTAATCAATGCGTTTGTTTTCTGGTACATCTGTCCATTTATTGCTCATGATTTGCCTCATATTACATGAATCTGATGCGtagaattcttacaactatCCCCTGAATGGCTCCGGCAATCCAATGAGGCCGGCCGTTGCAGCCGTGATTGAGGGAGACAAGTCGGCCTTCTTCCGATGTGGATTCATAGGACTGCAAGATACATTATGGGATGTTTCAGGTAGACATTATTTCAAACTTTGTACCATCCAGGGAGCTGTAGATTTCATCTTTGGTTCCGGCCAGTCGCTTTATGAGGTAAGGGATACTGACAACAAATGATTGAATAATGTTAttacatttgaaaatattacgttgttgattttcttttttgtctttgcCAATTTAGGTTGtttctaatttctttctaTCATTTTATTTCCCAATCTTTGCATAAGAAAGaggaaatttttaatatgcaAGATTTGTGTCTTAATATACAGAATGCTAATTACCAACCTACCTTGATGAATTTCCCTTCTTTCTTGTAAGGTT comes from Sesamum indicum cultivar Zhongzhi No. 13 linkage group LG10, S_indicum_v1.0, whole genome shotgun sequence and encodes:
- the LOC105171873 gene encoding 60S ribosomal protein L13a-4-like; protein product: MVSGSGICAKRVVVDARHHMLGRLASILAKELLNGQKVVVVRCEEICLSGGLVRQKMKYLRFLRKRMNTKPSHGPIHFRAPSKILWRTIRGMIPHKTKRGAAALARLKVYEGIPPPYDKTKRMVIPDALKVLRLQAGHKYCLLGRLSSEVGWNHYDTIRELEKKRKDRAQATYERKKQLTKLRLKAEKVAEEKLGAQLDIIAPIKY
- the LOC105171874 gene encoding probable pectinesterase 29; this encodes MLSYRLFIRVLAAVFLVLASGNAALRRNLGKSKVIICPSIFVDPSGIGNFTTIQAAINSVPSYNKRWICIRIKAGVYREQVTIPFDKPFIYLKGEGKRKTSVVWDAHESIATSATFTSQADNIMAKSLTFINSYNYPLNGSGNPMRPAVAAVIEGDKSAFFRCGFIGLQDTLWDVSGRHYFKLCTIQGAVDFIFGSGQSLYERCSISVVAGALNGVAGYITAQGRSEANETNGFVFKECNIFGNGKTFLGRPWRDYARVLFYNSSMSDIVVPQGWDPWFSTAHLEKLRFAEVDCRGLGSDTSRRVSWANRLDKGELQQLTSISYIDDHDGWLSTFSIIIIPD